In Deinococcus proteolyticus MRP, a single genomic region encodes these proteins:
- a CDS encoding YcjF family protein, giving the protein MLPPIVSQIMDNFNFDVDPNLSREQNAEEVIKSAALLSGAVSIEPLPFADMLILTPLQAKMVLHIGKIYGFDITPERSAEIVRELGVTVAYGMAARQFMRGVAKIALPVVGGVVTAPLVYGWTFALGRMAQTYFERKIQGLPFQKEEKVQVVQEAKQQSRRMLPSSQDFSELAEELRRRAKEREQSGKGTEDGSTGDSHNTSGR; this is encoded by the coding sequence ATGTTGCCGCCAATTGTCAGTCAGATTATGGACAACTTCAACTTCGACGTAGACCCGAATCTCAGCCGGGAACAAAACGCCGAGGAAGTCATCAAGAGTGCCGCGCTGCTTTCGGGCGCTGTGTCCATCGAGCCCCTGCCCTTTGCCGACATGCTGATTCTGACGCCTCTGCAGGCCAAGATGGTGCTGCACATCGGCAAAATTTACGGCTTCGACATCACTCCGGAGCGCTCGGCCGAGATTGTGCGTGAGCTGGGTGTGACGGTGGCCTACGGTATGGCGGCGCGGCAGTTCATGCGTGGCGTAGCCAAGATTGCCCTGCCGGTGGTGGGCGGTGTGGTGACGGCGCCGCTGGTCTACGGCTGGACCTTCGCGCTGGGCCGCATGGCGCAGACCTACTTCGAGCGCAAGATTCAGGGTCTACCGTTCCAAAAAGAAGAGAAGGTGCAGGTGGTGCAGGAAGCCAAACAGCAGAGCCGGCGCATGCTGCCCAGCAGCCAGGATTTCAGCGAGCTGGCCGAGGAGCTGCGCCGCCGCGCCAAAGAGCGCGAACAGAGCGGCAAAGGTACCGAGGACGGCAGTACGGGGGACAGCCACAACACCTCTGGCCGCTAA
- the rsmI gene encoding 16S rRNA (cytidine(1402)-2'-O)-methyltransferase, whose product MAEDRVDWPAAVSGAGDGAEWETAEQGTEEGDGGWEEDAPAGAASGMAPHLWLVPTPVGNLGDITYRAVEVLRSADAVACEDTRRTGALLQRLGLRRPLVRLDAHTMYRAPQVLEQYPRLAYVSDAGTPGISDPGAELLREALGRGIPAEVLPGATAFVPALVLSGLPTARFSFEGFLPRSGRERRKRLQTIAARPEPTVLYESPHRLHATLLDLADVCTPEREASVSRELSKRYEETRRGSLAELAEYFAQGVRGEIVVVVGGRSGAEDTAPDWEAVAAELAAQGLSTRDLRSALVERGVSKNDAYALALKHR is encoded by the coding sequence ATGGCTGAGGACCGCGTAGACTGGCCGGCCGCGGTCAGTGGGGCCGGAGACGGCGCCGAATGGGAGACAGCCGAGCAGGGCACCGAAGAAGGAGACGGCGGATGGGAGGAGGACGCACCGGCCGGCGCAGCCTCCGGCATGGCGCCGCACCTGTGGCTGGTGCCCACGCCGGTCGGCAACCTGGGCGACATCACCTACCGGGCGGTAGAAGTGCTGCGCAGCGCCGACGCCGTGGCCTGCGAGGACACCCGCCGGACCGGAGCGCTACTGCAGCGCCTGGGCCTGCGCCGGCCGCTGGTGCGGCTGGACGCCCACACCATGTACCGTGCGCCGCAGGTGCTGGAACAGTATCCCCGTCTGGCATATGTCAGCGACGCCGGCACCCCCGGCATTTCCGACCCCGGCGCCGAGCTGCTGCGTGAGGCGCTAGGCCGGGGCATCCCCGCCGAGGTGCTGCCGGGTGCCACTGCTTTCGTCCCAGCGCTGGTGCTGTCGGGCCTGCCCACGGCACGCTTCAGCTTTGAAGGCTTCCTGCCGCGCTCGGGCCGTGAGCGCCGCAAGCGCCTGCAAACCATTGCGGCGCGGCCCGAGCCGACCGTGCTGTACGAGAGCCCCCACCGGCTGCATGCCACGCTGCTGGACCTGGCAGACGTCTGCACCCCGGAGCGCGAAGCCAGCGTCAGCCGTGAGCTGAGCAAGCGCTATGAGGAAACCCGGCGCGGTTCCCTGGCCGAGCTGGCGGAGTATTTCGCCCAGGGGGTGCGCGGTGAAATTGTGGTGGTGGTGGGCGGGCGCTCCGGGGCCGAGGACACCGCTCCCGACTGGGAAGCGGTCGCTGCCGAGCTGGCCGCGCAGGGACTGAGCACCCGCGACCTGCGCTCGGCACTGGTGGAGCGCGGCGTGAGCAAGAACGATGCCTACGCGCTGGCGCTGAAGCACCGCTAA
- the pfkA gene encoding 6-phosphofructokinase has product MEPACPAEQGFPVENLAGLRRIGVLTSGGDAPGMNAAVRAVVRTASFYGLEVVGIRRGFNGLHDGDMDLLGPRDVANIIQRGGTRLLTARSEAWRTPEGRAQGAEHLRRWEVDGLVVIGGDGSFRGAHLLAQEHGLRVIGVPGTIDNDLYGTDYTIGYHTAVETALDAVDKLRDTGASHERIFVIEVMGRHAGHIAVEVALAGGAEEVLVPERPKALAEVAETVRQSQERGKSSSIVIVAEGFPGGAEGVARAITESTGEETRVTILGHIQRGGAPAAHDRVLASVLGQAAVEALLAGRSGEMVGEVAQRLNYVPFEETWTKRKDVASNKYRSARLLSC; this is encoded by the coding sequence ATGGAGCCGGCGTGCCCGGCAGAACAGGGCTTCCCAGTCGAGAATCTCGCTGGCCTGCGCCGCATCGGCGTGCTGACCAGCGGGGGAGACGCCCCCGGTATGAACGCGGCCGTCCGCGCCGTGGTCCGTACCGCCTCGTTCTACGGCCTGGAAGTGGTGGGCATTCGCCGCGGCTTCAATGGCCTGCACGACGGCGATATGGATCTGCTGGGCCCACGCGACGTGGCGAACATCATTCAGCGCGGCGGGACCCGGCTGCTCACTGCCCGCAGCGAGGCCTGGCGCACTCCCGAGGGCCGCGCCCAAGGCGCCGAGCACCTGCGCCGCTGGGAGGTGGACGGCCTGGTGGTCATCGGTGGGGACGGTTCTTTCCGTGGGGCCCATCTGCTGGCCCAGGAGCATGGCCTGCGGGTGATAGGTGTGCCGGGCACCATCGACAATGACCTGTACGGCACCGATTACACCATCGGGTACCACACGGCAGTGGAGACGGCCCTGGACGCGGTGGACAAGCTGCGTGACACGGGCGCCAGCCACGAGCGCATCTTCGTGATAGAGGTGATGGGCCGCCACGCGGGGCATATTGCAGTCGAAGTAGCTCTGGCGGGTGGTGCCGAAGAAGTGCTGGTGCCCGAGCGGCCCAAGGCCCTGGCCGAGGTAGCCGAGACTGTGCGCCAGAGCCAGGAGCGCGGCAAGTCCAGCTCCATCGTGATCGTGGCGGAAGGGTTTCCGGGCGGTGCTGAGGGCGTGGCCCGTGCCATTACCGAAAGCACTGGCGAGGAAACCCGTGTCACCATTCTGGGCCATATCCAGCGCGGCGGCGCCCCGGCGGCCCACGACCGCGTGCTGGCCTCGGTGCTGGGACAGGCCGCTGTAGAAGCGTTGTTGGCTGGCCGGAGCGGTGAGATGGTCGGTGAGGTGGCGCAGCGGCTGAACTATGTTCCTTTCGAAGAAACCTGGACCAAGCGCAAGGACGTGGCCTCCAACAAGTACCGCAGTGCCCGGCTCCTGAGCTGCTGA